A genomic window from Pecten maximus chromosome 6, xPecMax1.1, whole genome shotgun sequence includes:
- the LOC117329835 gene encoding uncharacterized protein LOC117329835 — translation MATAVGKDTQQLVSNAMQHTRRGTFQIMWKDAMHLANTNQTVIKDRLMQKRKNNAVIKAKVKREILMKPDLMRYLRVPVPPYIKFRRFARAVKMLISVCQVCQSLLRNNVSQENWFALLDNLNAAAMQQSQKKRKAFVTLVPDENRQLVTLTFDANDYKSNVQSDELLTEDVKEVMKQKPGTRSQHDVEKVIRCMKGICKSFREYPLSIQKEIVQKSFLDTYKHNRVILKKGLPSDGIYFVLRGTLIEKPEGRKAPSEIRTGEKFGEEDLVCGCARRGTVITRHEAEIIFLHRFDYMDIFNMSADSNDPKNLEICKKSVVLSHFPMQKLEENPGTWSVRRYKYGRLMVKDSNEIEWIFVIKAGEARVLSHLKPGVINVRKRRKEIQAAMEEESPYHRKTKILNFIAQKDHLKSSYDPALYTPGPRRTLMSAPPIYGHRDCMKELAYKNFPATPRANNFPTMAAFLNAKSHDAMQTKLADNASTKLPRITLKTPGNSEGPIESNRKEIDEVLEEEEGSIKDDGESSSRMDNSETPVVLEEIKDISGKSNFYQKTGKDGLVIRPKSEGSNKENRYRLARKQFGNAPFIKPRRTRVDSAHERTTELPPFVQVETLHQGQTFGLRSCLDMHDRGPSVSLVSGDCEVLAINKKFFLKHCDDAMFSLIRLKAKPFPTQQELIDRLDITMRWDEFKKDTVKEFINFKISRSEKR, via the exons ATGGCGACCGCAGTGGGTAAGGACACCCAGCAATTGGTGAGCAACGCTATGCAACATACACGACGTGGTACGTTTCAGATAATGTGGAAGGATGCAATGCATCTTGCTAATACCAATCAGACAGTTATTAAGGATAGACTGATGCAGAAGCGAAAAAACAACGCCGTGATCAAGGCAAAAGTAAAAAGAGAGATCCTTATGAAACCTGATCTTATGAGATATCTGCGTGTTCCGGTACCG CCGTATATCAAGTTCAGACGATTTGCACGTGCTGTGAAGATGTTGATCAGTGTATGTCAAGTATGCCAAAG CTTGTTGAGAAACAACGTATCCCAGGAAAACTGGTTCGCTCTATTGGATAATCTAAACGCAGCCGCCATGCAGCAGTCACAGAAAAAACGGAAAGCGTTCGTAACTCTCGTCCCAGACGAGAACAGACAACtcgtgaccttgacctttgatgcCAACGACTACAAAAGCAACGTGCAATCAGAT GAGCTGCTGACCGAGGACGTCAAAGAGGTGATGAAACAAAAACCAGGGACTCGATCTCAACATGACGTAGAAAAA GTGATACGATGTATGAAGGGCATATGTAAGTCTTTTCGGGAATATCCTCTCTCCATTCAGAAGGAAATAGTTCAAAAATCTTTCCTTGACAC TTACAAACACAACAGAGTGATCCTAAAGAAAGGCCTTCCCTCCGATGGTATCTACTTCGTGTTAAGGGGAACAT TAATTGAAAAACCCGAAGGACGAAAGGCTCCAAGCGAAATACGTACCGGAGAGAAGTTTGGG GAGGAGGATCTAGTTTGTGGCTGCGCCCGGCGGGGCACAGTGATTACTCGTCACGAGGCTGAAATCATATTTCTACATCGCTTT GATTACATGGACATATTCAACATGTCTGCCGATTCCAATGACCCAAAGAACCTGGAAATATGCAA GAAAAGTGTAGTGCTGAGCCATTTCCCTATGCAGAAATTAGAGGAAAATCCCGGGACGTGGAGTGTTAGGCGATACAA GTATGGTCGCCTCATGGTCAAAGATAGCAACGAGATCGAGTGGATTTTCGTTATCAAAGCG GGCGAGGCTCGGGTTCTCAGTCATCTCAAACCTGGCGTGATAAATGTCCGGAAACGACGCAAGGAGATCCAGGCAGCAATGGAAGAGGAATCACCTTACCACCGCAAAACAAAGATTTTGAATTTTATCGCCCAGAAGGACCATC TGAAATCCTCCTATGACCCAGCCTTGTACACGCCTGGTCCTCGGAGAACCCTGATGTCTGCCCCACCTATCTATGGCCATAGAGATTGCATGAAGGAGCTTGCCTACAAAAACTTTCCCGCCACACCTCGTGCAAACAACTTTCCGACTATGGCCGCTTTTCTAAACGCCAAATCACATGACGCCATGCAGACAAAACTTGCAGACAATGCATCGACGAAACTGCCGCGGATAACGCTCAAAACACCCGGAAACTCCGAAGGTCCCATTGAGAGTAACCGGAAAGAAATAGACGAAGTACTAGAGGAAGAGGAAGGAAGTATAAAAGATGATGGGGAAAGTTCTTCTAGAATGGACAATAGTGAAACTCCTGTTGTGTTAGAGGAGATCAAAGACATTAGTGGAAAGTCCAACTTTTATCAGAAAACGGGAAAAGACGGACTTGTGATTCGACCGAAGTCCGAGGGCAGCAACAAGGAAAATAGGTATAGGTTAGCAAGGAAGCAGTTCGGAAACGCACCCTTCATAAAACCTCGACGGACCCGGGTAGATTCTGCCCACGAGAGGACTACAGAACTCCCCCCGTTTGTTCAAGTGGAAACTCTTCATCAGGGACagacattt GGCCTGAGATCGTGTTTAGACATGCATGACAGGGGGCCGTCGGTGAGCCTG GTGAGTGGTGACTGCGAAGTCCTTGCTATCAACAAGAAGTTCTTCCTCAAGCATTGTGATGACGCTATGTTCAGTCTCATCCGCTTAAAG GCAAAACCCTTTCCTACACAGCAGGAACTCATTGATAGACTTGATATCACAATGCGTTGGGATGAATTCAAAAAGGATACCGTCAAGGAATTTATCAACTTCAAAATATCCAGATCAGAAAAAAGATAA